One Periophthalmus magnuspinnatus isolate fPerMag1 chromosome 8, fPerMag1.2.pri, whole genome shotgun sequence genomic window carries:
- the nsfa gene encoding vesicle-fusing ATPase isoform X2, producing MATRTMQAARCPTDELSLTNCAVVSEKDLQSGQHVTVKTTPNHKYVFTVKTHHTVAPGSIAFSLPQRKWAGLSIGQEVEVSNYNFDKSKQCIGAMTIEIDFLQKKNTDSSPYDSDKMAAEFIQQFNSQAFSVTQQLVFSFCDKLFGLMVKDIEAMDASILKGEPATGKKQQKIDVGLMVGNSQVIFEKAENSSLTLVGKAKTKEARQTIINPDWNFEKMGIGGLDKEFSDIFRRAFASRVFPPDIVEQMGCKHVKGILLFGPPGCGKTLMARQIGKMLNAREPKVVNGPEILNKYVGESEANIRKLFADAEEEQKRLGANSGLHIIIFDELDAICKQRGTGASSTGVHDTVVNQLLSKIDGVEQLNNILVIGMTNRPDLIDDALMRPGRFEVKMEIGLPDEKGRVQILTIHTNKMRSFNLLAPDVDVKELATETKNYSGAELEGLVRAAQSTAMNRHIKATSTVEVDMERAEKLLVTRADFFGSLNNDIKPAFGTNQEDYSSYVMNGIIKWGDPVTHVLDDGELLVQQTKNSDRTPLVAVLLEGPPHSGKTALAAKIAEDSQFPFIKICSPDKMIGFSEISKCQAIKKVFDDAYKSQLSCVVVDDIERLLDYVPIGPRFSNLVLQALLVLLKKPPPKGRKLLIIGTTSRKDVLQEMEMLDAFSTTIHIPNISTGEQLVDALELLGSFSDKERASIAHQLKGKRVWIGIKKLLVFIEMSLQMEPDYRVTKFLSLLRDEGADRSFYE from the exons ACGATGCAAGCGGCGCGCTGCCCCACAGACGAACTGTCGCTGACCAACTGTGCTGTGGTCAGTGAGAAGGATCTGCAGTCTGGACA ACATGTGACAGTGAAGACCACACCTAACCACAAGTAtgtgttcactgtaaaaactCACCACACAGTGGCACCAGGGAGCATTGCCTTCAGCTTGCCACAG AGAAAATGGGCTGGACTGTCTATTGGCCAGGAAGTGGAAG TGTCCAACTACAACTTTGACAAGTCCAAGCAGTGCATTGGTGCCATGACCATCGAGATCGACTTTCTGCAGAAGAAGAACACTGACTCTTCCCCATACGATTCTGACAAGATGGCCGCTGAGTTCATCCAGCAGTTCAACAGCCAGGCCTTCTCTGTCACTCAGCAG CTGGTTTTCAGTTTCTGTGATAAGCTGTTTGGTCTGATGGTGAAGGACATTGAGGCCATGGATGCCAGCATCCTGAAGGGAGAGCCAGCCACGGGCAAGAAACAGCAGAAG ATTGATGTGGGGCTGATGGTGGGCAACAGTCAAGTGATCTTTGAGAAGGCAGAAAACTCATCTCTAACTCTAGTCG gaaaaGCCAAGACTAAAGAGGCCCGACAGACGATCATTAACCCTGACTggaactttgagaagatgggcATTGGTGGTTTGGATAAGGAGTTTTCCGACATTTTCCGCAGAGCATTTGCATCTAGAGTTTTCCCTCCAGACATTGTCGAACAGATGG GCTGTAAACATGTGAAGGGTATCTTGCTTTTTGGCCCTCCTGGTTGTGGTAAAACACTGATGGCCAGGCAGATCGGTAAGATGCTCAATGCCCGAGAACCCAAAGTGGTCAACGGTCCTGAAATCCTCAACAAGTATGTGGGCGAGTCTGAAGCCAACATCCGCAAATTGTTCGCTGAcgctgaggaggagcagaagagg CTGGGAGCGAACAGTGGTCTTCACATCATTATCTTTGATGAGTTGGATGCTATCTGCAAACAGAGAGGCACTGGGGCAAGCAGTACGGGAGTCCATGACACTGTAGTCAACCAGCTGCTGTCTAAGATCGATGGCGTGGAGCAGCTCAACAACATCCTGGTTATTG GCATGACCAACAGACCTGACCTGATTGATGACGCCCTGATGAGGCCTGGCAGGTTTGAAGTCAAAATGGAAATTG GTCTGCCTGATGAGAAGGGCCGTGTGCAGATCTTGACCATTCACACAAATAAGATGAGAAGCTTTAACTTGCTGGCCCCAGATGTGGATGTCAAGGAGCTGGCAACAGAGACCAAGAACTACAGTGGTGCCGAGCTAGAGGGCCTGGTCCGAGCAGCCCAGTCAACTGCAATGAACCGACATATTAAG gCCACATCCACAGTAGAAGTAGACATGGAGAGGGCAGAAAAGCTGCTGGTTACAAGAGCTGACTTCTTTGGATCACTCAACAATGACATCAAACCt GCCTTTGGAACCAACCAGGAGGACTACTCCAGCTACGTCATGAACGGCATCATCAAATGGGGTGATCCAGTCACTCATGTCCTAGATGATGGGGAGCTGCTCGTGCAGCAGACCAAAAACAGTGACCGCACACCACTGGTTGCTGTGTTATTGGAGG GTCCACCACACAGCGGCAAAACAGCTTTGGCAGCTAAGATTGCAGAGGACTCCCAGTTCCCCTTCATTAAGATCTGCTCCCCAGACAAGATGATTGGATTCTCTGAGATTTCCAAGTGCCAGGCAATCAAAAAG GTCTTTGATGATGCCTATAAGTCACAGCTCAGTTGTGTGGTGGTGGATGACATTGAACGTCTCCTTGACTATGTCCCCATCGGCCCACGCTTCTCCAACCTGGTGCTCCAGGCCCTGCTGGTACTGCTCAAGAAGCCCCCGCCCAAG GGACGGAAGTTGCTTATTATCGGCACCACCAGCAGAAAGGACGTGCTACAGGAGATGGAGATGTTAGATGCCTTCAGCACCACTATCCACATCCCCAATATTTCTACAGGAGAGCAACTAGTGGATGCTCTCGAG TTGCTGGGAAGTTTCTCGGACAAGGAGCGCGCCAGCATAGCTCATCAGCTCAAAGGAAAGAGGGTCTGGATCGGAATCAAGAaactgcttgtcttcattgagATGTCCCTACAG atggAACCCGATTACAGAGTTACCAAGTTCCTTTCTTTGCTGCGAGATGAGGGCGC
- the nsfa gene encoding vesicle-fusing ATPase isoform X1, whose translation MATRTMQAARCPTDELSLTNCAVVSEKDLQSGQHVTVKTTPNHKYVFTVKTHHTVAPGSIAFSLPQRKWAGLSIGQEVEVSNYNFDKSKQCIGAMTIEIDFLQKKNTDSSPYDSDKMAAEFIQQFNSQAFSVTQQLVFSFCDKLFGLMVKDIEAMDASILKGEPATGKKQQKIDVGLMVGNSQVIFEKAENSSLTLVGKAKTKEARQTIINPDWNFEKMGIGGLDKEFSDIFRRAFASRVFPPDIVEQMGCKHVKGILLFGPPGCGKTLMARQIGKMLNAREPKVVNGPEILNKYVGESEANIRKLFADAEEEQKRLGANSGLHIIIFDELDAICKQRGTGASSTGVHDTVVNQLLSKIDGVEQLNNILVIGMTNRPDLIDDALMRPGRFEVKMEIGLPDEKGRVQILTIHTNKMRSFNLLAPDVDVKELATETKNYSGAELEGLVRAAQSTAMNRHIKATSTVEVDMERAEKLLVTRADFFGSLNNDIKPAFGTNQEDYSSYVMNGIIKWGDPVTHVLDDGELLVQQTKNSDRTPLVAVLLEGPPHSGKTALAAKIAEDSQFPFIKICSPDKMIGFSEISKCQAIKKVFDDAYKSQLSCVVVDDIERLLDYVPIGPRFSNLVLQALLVLLKKPPPKGRKLLIIGTTSRKDVLQEMEMLDAFSTTIHIPNISTGEQLVDALELLGSFSDKERASIAHQLKGKRVWIGIKKLLVFIEMSLQMEPDYRVTKFLSLLRDEGALNDGDQIRI comes from the exons ACGATGCAAGCGGCGCGCTGCCCCACAGACGAACTGTCGCTGACCAACTGTGCTGTGGTCAGTGAGAAGGATCTGCAGTCTGGACA ACATGTGACAGTGAAGACCACACCTAACCACAAGTAtgtgttcactgtaaaaactCACCACACAGTGGCACCAGGGAGCATTGCCTTCAGCTTGCCACAG AGAAAATGGGCTGGACTGTCTATTGGCCAGGAAGTGGAAG TGTCCAACTACAACTTTGACAAGTCCAAGCAGTGCATTGGTGCCATGACCATCGAGATCGACTTTCTGCAGAAGAAGAACACTGACTCTTCCCCATACGATTCTGACAAGATGGCCGCTGAGTTCATCCAGCAGTTCAACAGCCAGGCCTTCTCTGTCACTCAGCAG CTGGTTTTCAGTTTCTGTGATAAGCTGTTTGGTCTGATGGTGAAGGACATTGAGGCCATGGATGCCAGCATCCTGAAGGGAGAGCCAGCCACGGGCAAGAAACAGCAGAAG ATTGATGTGGGGCTGATGGTGGGCAACAGTCAAGTGATCTTTGAGAAGGCAGAAAACTCATCTCTAACTCTAGTCG gaaaaGCCAAGACTAAAGAGGCCCGACAGACGATCATTAACCCTGACTggaactttgagaagatgggcATTGGTGGTTTGGATAAGGAGTTTTCCGACATTTTCCGCAGAGCATTTGCATCTAGAGTTTTCCCTCCAGACATTGTCGAACAGATGG GCTGTAAACATGTGAAGGGTATCTTGCTTTTTGGCCCTCCTGGTTGTGGTAAAACACTGATGGCCAGGCAGATCGGTAAGATGCTCAATGCCCGAGAACCCAAAGTGGTCAACGGTCCTGAAATCCTCAACAAGTATGTGGGCGAGTCTGAAGCCAACATCCGCAAATTGTTCGCTGAcgctgaggaggagcagaagagg CTGGGAGCGAACAGTGGTCTTCACATCATTATCTTTGATGAGTTGGATGCTATCTGCAAACAGAGAGGCACTGGGGCAAGCAGTACGGGAGTCCATGACACTGTAGTCAACCAGCTGCTGTCTAAGATCGATGGCGTGGAGCAGCTCAACAACATCCTGGTTATTG GCATGACCAACAGACCTGACCTGATTGATGACGCCCTGATGAGGCCTGGCAGGTTTGAAGTCAAAATGGAAATTG GTCTGCCTGATGAGAAGGGCCGTGTGCAGATCTTGACCATTCACACAAATAAGATGAGAAGCTTTAACTTGCTGGCCCCAGATGTGGATGTCAAGGAGCTGGCAACAGAGACCAAGAACTACAGTGGTGCCGAGCTAGAGGGCCTGGTCCGAGCAGCCCAGTCAACTGCAATGAACCGACATATTAAG gCCACATCCACAGTAGAAGTAGACATGGAGAGGGCAGAAAAGCTGCTGGTTACAAGAGCTGACTTCTTTGGATCACTCAACAATGACATCAAACCt GCCTTTGGAACCAACCAGGAGGACTACTCCAGCTACGTCATGAACGGCATCATCAAATGGGGTGATCCAGTCACTCATGTCCTAGATGATGGGGAGCTGCTCGTGCAGCAGACCAAAAACAGTGACCGCACACCACTGGTTGCTGTGTTATTGGAGG GTCCACCACACAGCGGCAAAACAGCTTTGGCAGCTAAGATTGCAGAGGACTCCCAGTTCCCCTTCATTAAGATCTGCTCCCCAGACAAGATGATTGGATTCTCTGAGATTTCCAAGTGCCAGGCAATCAAAAAG GTCTTTGATGATGCCTATAAGTCACAGCTCAGTTGTGTGGTGGTGGATGACATTGAACGTCTCCTTGACTATGTCCCCATCGGCCCACGCTTCTCCAACCTGGTGCTCCAGGCCCTGCTGGTACTGCTCAAGAAGCCCCCGCCCAAG GGACGGAAGTTGCTTATTATCGGCACCACCAGCAGAAAGGACGTGCTACAGGAGATGGAGATGTTAGATGCCTTCAGCACCACTATCCACATCCCCAATATTTCTACAGGAGAGCAACTAGTGGATGCTCTCGAG TTGCTGGGAAGTTTCTCGGACAAGGAGCGCGCCAGCATAGCTCATCAGCTCAAAGGAAAGAGGGTCTGGATCGGAATCAAGAaactgcttgtcttcattgagATGTCCCTACAG atggAACCCGATTACAGAGTTACCAAGTTCCTTTCTTTGCTGCGAGATGAGGGCGC GTTGAATGATGGCGATCAGATCCGTATTTAA